A portion of the Achromobacter sp. MFA1 R4 genome contains these proteins:
- a CDS encoding quinone oxidoreductase, whose translation MTQARSIVLTEFGGPEVMRLANIDLAPPGPGDVQLRQTAIGFNYIDIYQRAGKYPLPTPTGLGHEAAGVVEALGAGVTDLRVGDRVVYMNAGVGAYADRRNVAAAKLVRIPPGIADEEAAAVFFKAMTAQYLVKKTHSVQPGDIVLVHAAAGGVGQILCGWAKALGATVIGTAGSAAKCDVARAAGCAAAIDYTQEDWVEQVVAATGGKKARVVYDSVARHTFMGSLDCAAPFGLVVLFGAASGPAPAIDPELLNKKGCLFLTRPSVFPHNADPATFRANAADVFEAMRSGAVRAAIGARYRLEQVQDAHRAAQDRTVTGAIVIIP comes from the coding sequence CCGGGTCCGGGTGACGTGCAGCTGCGCCAGACGGCCATCGGCTTTAACTACATCGACATCTACCAGCGCGCCGGCAAGTACCCGCTGCCCACGCCCACGGGCCTGGGCCACGAGGCCGCGGGCGTGGTGGAGGCGCTGGGCGCGGGCGTGACGGACCTGCGCGTCGGCGACCGCGTGGTGTATATGAACGCCGGGGTCGGCGCCTACGCCGACCGGCGCAATGTCGCGGCCGCCAAGCTGGTGCGGATTCCGCCGGGCATCGCCGACGAGGAGGCCGCCGCGGTCTTCTTCAAGGCAATGACGGCGCAATACCTCGTCAAGAAAACCCACTCGGTCCAGCCCGGCGACATCGTGCTGGTGCACGCCGCCGCGGGCGGCGTCGGGCAGATCCTCTGCGGCTGGGCCAAGGCGCTGGGCGCCACCGTCATCGGCACGGCGGGTTCCGCCGCGAAATGCGACGTCGCCCGGGCAGCCGGCTGCGCGGCCGCCATCGACTACACGCAGGAAGACTGGGTGGAGCAGGTCGTCGCGGCCACCGGCGGCAAGAAGGCGCGCGTGGTCTACGACTCGGTCGCCCGCCACACGTTCATGGGCTCCCTCGATTGCGCGGCGCCGTTCGGGCTGGTGGTGCTGTTTGGCGCCGCGTCGGGCCCGGCGCCCGCCATCGACCCCGAATTGCTCAACAAGAAGGGCTGCCTGTTCCTCACGCGTCCGTCCGTGTTTCCGCACAACGCGGATCCCGCGACGTTCCGCGCCAATGCGGCCGATGTCTTCGAGGCCATGCGCAGCGGCGCGGTGCGCGCGGCCATCGGCGCGCGCTACCGCCTTGAGCAGGTCCAGGACGCGCATCGCGCCGCGCAGGACCGGACCGTCACGGGCGCCATCGTGATCATCCCCTGA
- a CDS encoding LysR family transcriptional regulator, translating into MTTRAIPAIPALPAPAGTDRMLLIETFVRIVEAGSLSAAAAQMGGTQPTVSRRLQLLERTMGVRLLKRSTHAIRLTEDGQRCYERGKELLATWQSFESEVRGAGDEPAGMLRVVAPHVFGQDQFVEPLARYLKRYPNMRVEWLLHDRMPDLIAENVDCAIRVGAVTDPSVVAVKLGEVPRIVVASPDLLQGGPVPQDPSELARLPWLALRTFYRTDVSLTHCGSGDVQGFDIHPRLSTDGLHALRNAAIQGLGAALGSAWAMQADLAAGRLVHLAPQWRADALPVYLVYAPSRFQPARLRRFIEIMREHLPAELEAGLAGGGQPVRG; encoded by the coding sequence ATGACCACACGCGCCATCCCCGCCATCCCCGCCCTTCCCGCCCCGGCCGGCACCGACCGCATGCTGCTGATCGAGACCTTCGTGCGCATCGTCGAAGCCGGCAGCCTGTCCGCCGCGGCCGCCCAGATGGGCGGCACCCAGCCCACCGTCAGCCGCCGCCTGCAATTGCTGGAACGCACGATGGGCGTGCGGCTCCTGAAGCGGTCCACCCATGCCATCCGCCTGACCGAAGACGGCCAGCGCTGCTACGAACGGGGCAAGGAATTGCTGGCCACGTGGCAGTCATTCGAGAGCGAGGTGCGGGGCGCGGGCGATGAGCCGGCCGGGATGCTGCGCGTGGTGGCGCCGCACGTGTTCGGCCAGGACCAGTTCGTCGAGCCGCTGGCCCGGTACCTGAAGCGGTATCCGAACATGCGGGTGGAATGGCTGCTGCATGACCGCATGCCGGACCTGATCGCCGAGAACGTCGACTGCGCCATCCGCGTGGGCGCCGTGACGGACCCGTCGGTGGTCGCCGTGAAGCTGGGCGAGGTGCCGCGCATCGTCGTCGCCTCGCCGGACCTGCTGCAGGGCGGGCCGGTGCCGCAGGACCCCTCGGAACTGGCGCGCCTGCCGTGGCTGGCGCTGCGCACCTTCTACCGCACCGACGTGAGCCTGACGCATTGCGGCAGCGGCGACGTGCAGGGCTTCGACATCCATCCCCGCCTGTCCACCGACGGCTTGCACGCGCTGCGCAACGCGGCGATCCAGGGCCTGGGGGCGGCGCTGGGATCGGCCTGGGCCATGCAGGCGGACCTGGCCGCCGGACGGCTCGTGCACCTGGCGCCGCAGTGGCGGGCGGACGCCCTGCCCGTCTATCTGGTGTATGCGCCGTCGCGTTTTCAGCCTGCCCGCTTGCGCCGCTTCATCGAGATCATGCGCGAACACCTGCCGGCCGAGCTGGAGGCCGGCCTGGCGGGGGGCGGCCAGCCGGTCAGGGGATGA
- a CDS encoding MFS transporter, which yields MSSPTSHPSLSRGLVFLLAVGAGLGVASLYYSQPMLGVLGADIHASAETLGWIPTLTQLGYAFGILLLAPLGDRYDRKRIILVKAAVLSLALLLAGASPTIGLLLAASFAIGLSATLAQDIVPAAAHLAPADQRGKIVGTVMTGLLLGILLSRVVSGFVAEQFGWRMMFAAAAVSILGLGAALWRGLPRFEPTTRLAYSALLGSLLTLWRQHPGLRRAATAQGLLSLGFSAFWSTLAVMLHEAPFHLGAGAAGAFGLAGAAGALAAPLAGRVADTRGPLAVASLGAGLTMVSFAAMFFLPLLPAHAALWLIGAAAVGFDLGIQTSLIAHQSIVYGIDPAARSRLNAILMTGVFVGMAAGGALGSLALAHWGWTGVTVTAAGAAAAALALRLWPTASRNGEAGRYAA from the coding sequence ATGTCATCCCCCACTTCCCACCCCTCCCTCTCGCGCGGCCTGGTCTTCCTGCTGGCCGTGGGCGCCGGCCTGGGCGTCGCCTCCCTTTACTACAGCCAGCCGATGCTCGGCGTGCTGGGCGCGGACATCCACGCCAGCGCCGAAACGCTCGGCTGGATACCCACGCTGACCCAACTGGGCTACGCCTTCGGCATCCTGCTGCTGGCGCCGCTGGGCGACCGCTACGACCGCAAGCGCATCATCCTGGTCAAGGCCGCCGTATTGAGCCTGGCGCTGCTGCTGGCCGGCGCGTCCCCGACCATCGGCCTGCTGCTGGCCGCCAGCTTTGCGATCGGCCTGTCGGCCACCCTGGCGCAGGACATCGTGCCGGCCGCCGCCCACCTGGCGCCGGCCGACCAGCGCGGCAAGATCGTCGGCACCGTCATGACGGGCCTGTTGCTGGGCATCCTGCTGTCGCGGGTGGTCAGCGGCTTCGTGGCCGAGCAGTTCGGCTGGCGCATGATGTTCGCGGCCGCCGCCGTGAGCATCCTGGGCCTGGGCGCGGCGCTGTGGCGCGGCCTGCCGCGTTTCGAGCCGACCACGCGGCTGGCGTACAGCGCGCTGCTGGGCTCGCTGCTGACCCTGTGGCGCCAGCATCCCGGCCTGCGCCGCGCCGCCACCGCGCAGGGCCTGCTGTCGCTGGGCTTTAGCGCCTTCTGGTCCACGCTGGCGGTGATGCTGCACGAGGCCCCGTTCCATCTGGGCGCGGGCGCGGCCGGCGCATTCGGACTGGCCGGCGCCGCGGGCGCCCTGGCCGCGCCGCTGGCCGGCCGGGTGGCCGATACGCGGGGGCCGCTGGCCGTCGCCAGCCTGGGCGCGGGCCTGACCATGGTGTCGTTCGCGGCCATGTTCTTCCTGCCGCTGCTGCCCGCGCATGCCGCGCTGTGGCTGATCGGCGCAGCGGCCGTCGGCTTCGACCTGGGCATCCAGACCTCGCTGATCGCGCACCAGAGCATCGTCTACGGCATCGATCCGGCCGCCCGCAGCCGCCTGAACGCCATCTTGATGACGGGCGTGTTCGTCGGCATGGCCGCCGGCGGCGCGCTGGGCAGCCTGGCGCTGGCGCACTGGGGCTGGACCGGCGTGACGGTGACGGCGGCCGGCGCGGCGGCCGCGGCCCTGGCCCTGCGCCTGTGGCCGACGGCCAGCCGCAACGGCGAGGCCGGTCGCTACGCGGCGTGA
- a CDS encoding aldehyde dehydrogenase family protein, translated as MQLNPDSHYTMTLNGRAEVSPQTFDVLNPATEERIAAAPDASLDQLNAAIAAARAAFGPWRSRPIGERQAALRAMAERLAQHADGFMRLLTREQGKPHADARAEVGRCVTWLRAFAARDLPVERHDDGAGHLFETRRVPIGVVAAIAPWNFPMTLAIWKIAPALLAGNTVVLKPSPYTPLTSLKMGELFRDLLPPGVLNVISGGDRLGPWLTEHPGIDKIAFTGSTATGRRVMQSASGRLKRVTLELGGNDAAIVLPDVDVKETAARLFWGAFRNSSQYCLATKRLYVHESIYDAFADALAGVAAGVVVGDGSQPGTGLGPIQNRAQFERVKDLIADAHRTGVRFLTGGEVPEGKGYFVPVTILDNPPDDARSVVEEAFGPVLPLLKYRDIDEVVRRANDTEYGLGGSVWSRDVGLAQSIARRLETGTVWINHIHVMSPDVPFGGHKQSGVGVENALDGLLEYTNAQTVSVPVPVSR; from the coding sequence ATGCAATTGAATCCGGACTCCCATTACACGATGACGCTGAACGGCCGGGCGGAGGTCTCGCCGCAGACCTTCGACGTGCTCAATCCCGCCACCGAGGAACGCATCGCGGCCGCGCCCGACGCGTCGCTCGACCAATTGAATGCCGCCATCGCGGCGGCCCGGGCCGCCTTCGGCCCGTGGCGCAGCCGGCCCATCGGCGAGCGCCAGGCGGCGCTGCGCGCCATGGCCGAGCGGCTGGCGCAGCATGCCGACGGCTTCATGCGCCTCTTGACGCGCGAGCAGGGCAAGCCGCATGCGGACGCGCGGGCCGAGGTTGGCCGCTGCGTGACGTGGCTGCGCGCCTTCGCCGCCCGCGACCTGCCCGTGGAGCGCCACGATGACGGCGCGGGCCATCTGTTCGAGACGCGGCGGGTGCCGATCGGCGTGGTGGCGGCGATCGCGCCGTGGAATTTCCCGATGACGCTCGCCATCTGGAAGATCGCGCCGGCGCTGCTGGCCGGCAACACGGTGGTGCTCAAGCCCTCGCCCTACACGCCGCTGACCTCCCTGAAAATGGGCGAGCTGTTTCGCGACCTGCTACCGCCCGGCGTGCTGAACGTGATCAGCGGCGGCGACCGGCTGGGGCCCTGGCTGACCGAGCATCCGGGCATCGACAAGATCGCCTTCACCGGCTCCACCGCGACCGGCCGGCGCGTCATGCAGAGCGCCTCGGGCCGGCTCAAGCGGGTGACGCTGGAGCTGGGCGGCAATGACGCGGCCATCGTGCTGCCCGACGTCGATGTGAAGGAAACGGCCGCCCGGCTGTTCTGGGGCGCGTTCCGCAATTCGTCGCAGTATTGCCTGGCGACCAAGCGGCTGTATGTGCACGAGTCCATCTACGATGCCTTCGCGGACGCGCTGGCGGGCGTGGCGGCGGGCGTGGTGGTGGGCGACGGGTCGCAGCCCGGCACGGGGCTCGGCCCGATCCAGAACCGCGCGCAGTTCGAACGCGTCAAGGACCTGATCGCCGATGCGCACCGCACCGGCGTGCGCTTTCTGACGGGGGGCGAGGTGCCCGAAGGCAAGGGCTACTTCGTGCCCGTCACCATTCTGGACAACCCGCCCGACGACGCGCGCAGCGTGGTGGAAGAGGCGTTCGGGCCGGTGCTGCCGCTGCTGAAGTACCGCGACATCGACGAGGTGGTCCGCCGGGCCAACGACACGGAATACGGCCTGGGCGGATCGGTGTGGTCGCGGGACGTGGGGCTGGCGCAGTCGATTGCGCGGCGGCTGGAGACCGGCACGGTGTGGATCAACCACATCCACGTCATGTCCCCGGACGTGCCCTTTGGCGGGCACAAGCAGTCCGGCGTGGGCGTGGAGAACGCCCTGGACGGACTGCTGGAATACACCAACGCGCAAACGGTTTCCGTGCCGGTGCCGGTGTCCCGGTAG
- a CDS encoding alcohol dehydrogenase, with product MISYQVRAFGEPLARAQTPTPAPEGGQVLLRVLAAGVCHTDIHTWEGAYDLGGDKRLRMQQRGVTLPLTLGHEIVGEVVATGPDVPEHVRPGQRYLVYPWIGCGECKVCRRGRENLCAAPRFLGIFRPGGYSDHVVAPHARYLVDIGDLRPEQAAPYACSGLTTYSAIRKIPQDVLAEESVVVIGAGGLGLMCVTLLRAQGCGNVVVVEPDGARRGAALAAGAHAAVDAGAPDAAAQVRQAAGAVWAVIDCVGAASTVQLGMDLLTKGGQLILVGLFGGELSLSPALVPMRAISIEGAYIGNLDELKALMALVRERKPRAIPTTCRCLDGAQSALADLAAGRVVGRLILGPDADPSSRAVPATLEQASPPCN from the coding sequence ATGATCAGCTATCAGGTCAGGGCCTTTGGCGAACCGCTGGCGCGCGCGCAGACCCCCACGCCGGCGCCCGAGGGCGGGCAGGTGCTGCTGCGGGTGCTGGCCGCAGGCGTGTGCCACACCGACATCCACACCTGGGAAGGCGCGTACGACCTGGGCGGCGACAAGCGGCTCCGCATGCAGCAGCGCGGCGTCACGCTGCCGCTCACGCTGGGCCACGAGATCGTGGGCGAGGTCGTGGCCACGGGGCCGGACGTCCCCGAGCACGTGCGTCCCGGCCAGCGTTATCTGGTGTATCCGTGGATCGGCTGCGGCGAATGCAAGGTGTGCCGCCGCGGCCGCGAAAACCTGTGCGCGGCGCCGCGCTTCCTGGGCATTTTCCGGCCCGGCGGCTACAGCGATCACGTGGTGGCGCCGCATGCGCGCTATCTCGTGGACATCGGCGACCTGCGGCCCGAACAGGCCGCCCCGTATGCGTGTTCGGGGCTCACGACCTACAGCGCCATCCGCAAGATCCCGCAGGACGTGCTGGCCGAGGAATCGGTGGTGGTGATCGGCGCGGGCGGGCTGGGCCTGATGTGCGTGACGCTGCTGCGCGCGCAGGGCTGCGGCAATGTCGTCGTGGTGGAACCGGATGGCGCGCGCCGCGGCGCGGCGCTGGCCGCGGGCGCGCATGCGGCGGTCGATGCCGGCGCGCCCGACGCCGCCGCGCAGGTGCGGCAGGCGGCCGGCGCGGTGTGGGCGGTGATCGATTGCGTGGGCGCCGCCAGCACGGTGCAGCTGGGCATGGACCTGCTGACCAAGGGCGGCCAGCTCATCCTGGTGGGCCTCTTTGGCGGCGAGCTGTCGCTGTCGCCGGCCCTCGTGCCGATGCGCGCCATCAGCATCGAAGGCGCGTACATCGGCAACCTGGACGAACTGAAGGCGTTGATGGCGCTGGTGCGCGAACGCAAGCCCCGCGCCATTCCCACGACGTGCCGCTGCCTGGACGGCGCGCAGTCCGCGCTGGCGGACCTGGCGGCGGGCCGCGTGGTGGGGCGACTGATCCTCGGCCCCGATGCCGACCCTTCTTCCCGCGCCGTCCCGGCCACCCTTGAACAGGCATCCCCACCATGCAATTGA
- a CDS encoding ABC transporter substrate-binding protein codes for MAIPKLTLALAGAILAAGGAHAQNAAGPVKIGIMADMSSAYSDIGGKGLVEAARMAVQDFGGSVLGKPIELVFADGQNKVDVASAAARRWFDQDGVDMVTDLPTSAIALALSELGREKKRVIMVTSASTSELTGKACSPYTVHWTYDTYALANGTGAAVTEQGGKNWFFMTADYSFGYALQGDASAVIERNGGKVLGAVRSPLNTPDFSSYLLQAQSSKAGIIGLALGGNDVISAIKQAADFGIGRPGGPQRLVALLAFLSDVKSIGLQLGQGLLLTEAFYWDQNDATRAWSQRFQDKVGRKPTMTQAGTYGAVTHYLNAVKAAGTKDADAVMAKMRAMPINDFMTRDGKLRVDGRVVRDMYLFEVKKPADSKGEWDLYRQVAVIPGNVAFRPLDQGGCPLAKTGGAG; via the coding sequence ATGGCAATCCCCAAACTGACGCTCGCGCTGGCGGGCGCGATCCTCGCCGCGGGCGGCGCGCACGCCCAGAACGCGGCGGGTCCCGTGAAGATAGGCATCATGGCCGACATGAGTTCGGCGTATTCGGACATCGGCGGCAAGGGACTGGTCGAGGCCGCCCGGATGGCGGTGCAGGACTTCGGCGGCTCGGTGCTGGGCAAGCCGATCGAGCTGGTCTTTGCGGACGGCCAGAACAAGGTCGACGTGGCCAGCGCCGCCGCGCGCCGCTGGTTCGACCAGGACGGCGTGGACATGGTGACCGACCTGCCCACGTCGGCGATCGCGCTGGCCCTGAGCGAACTGGGACGCGAAAAGAAGCGGGTGATCATGGTGACCAGCGCGTCCACGTCAGAACTGACGGGCAAGGCGTGTTCGCCCTACACGGTGCACTGGACCTACGACACCTACGCGCTCGCCAACGGCACCGGCGCGGCGGTCACGGAACAGGGCGGCAAGAACTGGTTCTTCATGACCGCGGATTATTCCTTCGGCTACGCGCTGCAGGGCGATGCGTCGGCGGTGATCGAACGCAATGGCGGCAAGGTGCTGGGCGCGGTGCGCTCGCCGCTGAACACGCCCGACTTCAGCTCGTACCTGTTGCAGGCGCAAAGCTCCAAGGCCGGCATCATCGGCCTGGCGCTGGGCGGCAACGACGTCATCAGCGCCATCAAGCAGGCGGCCGACTTCGGCATCGGCCGTCCCGGCGGCCCGCAGCGGCTGGTGGCGCTGCTGGCCTTCCTGTCGGACGTGAAGTCCATCGGCCTGCAACTGGGCCAGGGATTGCTGCTGACCGAGGCCTTCTATTGGGACCAGAACGACGCGACGCGCGCGTGGTCGCAGCGCTTCCAGGACAAGGTCGGCCGCAAGCCCACCATGACGCAGGCCGGCACCTATGGCGCCGTCACGCATTACCTGAACGCGGTGAAGGCCGCCGGCACCAAGGATGCCGATGCCGTCATGGCCAAGATGCGCGCCATGCCGATCAACGACTTCATGACGCGGGACGGCAAGCTGCGCGTGGACGGGCGCGTGGTGCGCGACATGTACCTTTTTGAAGTGAAGAAGCCCGCGGACTCCAAGGGCGAATGGGACCTGTACCGGCAGGTGGCGGTGATCCCGGGCAACGTGGCGTTCCGGCCGCTTGACCAGGGCGGCTGCCCGCTCGCCAAGACCGGGGGCGCGGGATGA
- a CDS encoding LuxR C-terminal-related transcriptional regulator produces the protein MRHSFSMEHALASGKLNAPTAHGDQIARQELCEQICRPDGPKVVVARGPAGYGKTTLLAQCQARLQALPMRTAWLTLDRADNDLSRFLRCLTAALGALSGRASLRPDAHDSEDTLALALVQAVASHGAPFALVLDEFEAITAPAVLDLVQDLIGSLPAHGRLLIGSRHTPGLALGRLRAAGQLLEIDASQLCFSVDEATRFFARRQPALTPAEVELLHRKTEGWVAALCLASASLARQPSAAAFIERFSGSDQSVADYLAQDVLASQTPALRQFLLRTSILKQLSAPLCQALLPDMDCAGVLQQLENGHVLLTRTAADERHYRYHSLFASYLQSQLRAQAPGDVARLHLAASRWYEAEGRPVPAIDHAIDGGDFGRALALLQAHAETLLAEGRMRLLARWLGQLPAAVLATRPLLQAMQVWATCFTRGPSEASLLMADLKLAGSADPAVRAHVRALQPLLLSMMDRQEEAYAAGMPSIAALGDALSFTDTALANAMANITAVLGRYHEARALLDTARRAQSRSASSFNLMYSEAVEGIIDLQEGRMRQAGARFRMAVRSTRKGAYGQANGNAWAGVLYAAWVYETGDLALASRLLQVYVPLGRDVGLPDHLILGYVMLARVAFHEGDPEQTFYLLGELEYLGHQRRLPRIAASARVERARVLLMQGHPQAARDELGRADDADLWRRVEGLRLPANDLLTPRLGRLRCLAYDGDPAAALRELDADIAQALAARRVRRAYMLQLLRAVALARNRDDAGASAQLAPLLHTAQSEGLCRVLADEGAAVAGLMQRHGACETGRAWLASDGAQDWWRRYMAQARIGPASPPQAPVARDAAGAEGLTPKELRVLRLLAEGHSNSAIARQLFVSESTVRTHLRHLNVKLSADSRTQAVARARSAGLL, from the coding sequence ATGCGTCATTCGTTCTCGATGGAACACGCGCTGGCCAGCGGCAAGCTCAATGCGCCCACCGCACATGGCGACCAGATCGCCCGGCAGGAACTGTGTGAGCAGATCTGCCGACCGGACGGACCCAAGGTGGTGGTGGCGCGCGGGCCGGCCGGCTACGGCAAGACCACGCTGCTGGCGCAGTGCCAGGCAAGGTTGCAGGCGCTGCCGATGCGAACCGCGTGGCTGACGCTGGACCGCGCCGACAATGACCTCTCCCGTTTCCTGCGCTGCCTGACGGCCGCGCTGGGCGCGCTGTCCGGCCGCGCCAGCCTGCGCCCGGACGCCCATGATTCCGAGGACACGCTGGCGCTGGCGCTGGTCCAGGCCGTGGCCTCGCACGGCGCGCCCTTTGCGCTGGTGCTCGATGAATTCGAAGCCATCACGGCCCCCGCCGTGCTGGATCTGGTGCAGGACCTCATCGGCAGCCTGCCCGCGCACGGCCGGCTGCTGATCGGCTCGCGCCATACGCCGGGGCTGGCGCTGGGGCGGCTGCGCGCGGCCGGCCAACTGCTGGAGATCGACGCCTCGCAGCTGTGCTTTTCCGTGGACGAGGCGACCCGCTTTTTCGCGCGGCGCCAACCCGCGCTGACGCCCGCCGAGGTCGAACTGCTGCATCGCAAGACCGAAGGCTGGGTCGCGGCGCTGTGCCTCGCATCCGCATCGCTCGCGCGGCAACCCAGCGCCGCGGCCTTCATCGAACGCTTCTCCGGCAGCGACCAGTCCGTCGCCGACTACCTGGCGCAGGACGTGCTGGCCAGCCAGACGCCGGCGCTGCGCCAGTTCCTGCTGCGCACCAGCATCCTCAAGCAGCTCAGCGCGCCGCTCTGCCAGGCCCTGCTGCCCGACATGGATTGCGCCGGCGTGCTGCAACAACTGGAGAACGGCCACGTCCTGCTCACGCGCACCGCGGCCGACGAGCGCCACTACCGCTACCACAGCCTGTTCGCCAGCTATCTGCAGTCGCAGCTGCGGGCCCAGGCGCCCGGCGACGTCGCCCGCCTGCACCTGGCCGCCTCGCGCTGGTACGAGGCCGAAGGCAGGCCGGTGCCCGCCATCGACCACGCCATCGACGGCGGCGACTTCGGGCGCGCGCTGGCGCTGCTGCAGGCGCACGCGGAAACGCTGCTGGCCGAAGGCCGCATGCGCCTGCTGGCGCGCTGGCTGGGTCAGTTGCCCGCGGCGGTGCTCGCCACCCGGCCGCTGCTGCAGGCCATGCAAGTGTGGGCGACGTGTTTCACGCGCGGCCCCAGCGAGGCGTCCCTGCTGATGGCGGACCTGAAGCTGGCGGGCAGCGCCGACCCCGCCGTGCGCGCCCACGTGCGGGCGCTGCAGCCGTTGCTGCTGTCAATGATGGACCGGCAGGAAGAGGCTTACGCCGCCGGCATGCCCAGCATCGCGGCGCTGGGCGATGCGCTGTCGTTCACCGACACCGCGCTCGCCAACGCCATGGCCAACATCACCGCCGTGCTGGGCCGCTACCACGAGGCGCGCGCGCTGCTGGACACCGCCCGGCGCGCGCAGAGCCGCAGCGCCAGCAGCTTCAACCTGATGTACTCCGAAGCGGTCGAGGGCATCATCGACCTGCAGGAAGGGCGCATGCGCCAGGCGGGCGCGCGCTTTCGCATGGCGGTGCGTTCCACGCGCAAGGGGGCCTACGGGCAGGCCAACGGCAATGCCTGGGCGGGCGTGCTGTACGCCGCGTGGGTCTACGAGACCGGCGACCTCGCGCTGGCCTCGCGCCTGCTCCAGGTGTACGTGCCGCTGGGCCGCGATGTCGGGCTGCCGGACCACCTGATCCTGGGCTACGTGATGCTGGCGCGCGTGGCCTTCCACGAGGGCGATCCCGAACAGACCTTCTACCTGTTGGGCGAACTGGAATACCTGGGCCACCAGCGCCGCCTGCCGCGCATCGCGGCCAGCGCCCGGGTGGAGCGCGCGCGGGTGCTGCTGATGCAGGGCCATCCGCAGGCCGCGCGCGACGAACTGGGCCGCGCCGACGATGCGGATCTCTGGCGCCGCGTGGAAGGGCTGCGCCTGCCCGCCAACGATCTGCTGACGCCGCGGCTGGGACGCCTGCGCTGCCTGGCCTATGACGGCGACCCCGCCGCCGCGCTGCGCGAGCTGGACGCCGACATCGCGCAGGCGCTGGCGGCGCGGCGCGTGCGGCGCGCGTACATGCTGCAGCTATTGCGCGCCGTCGCGCTGGCCCGCAACCGCGACGACGCTGGCGCCTCCGCGCAGCTCGCGCCGCTGCTGCACACGGCGCAATCCGAAGGACTGTGCCGTGTGCTGGCGGACGAGGGCGCGGCCGTGGCCGGGCTGATGCAGCGCCATGGCGCCTGCGAGACCGGCCGCGCATGGCTGGCCTCGGACGGCGCGCAGGACTGGTGGCGGCGCTACATGGCGCAGGCCCGCATCGGTCCCGCATCGCCGCCGCAGGCCCCCGTCGCTCGCGACGCCGCCGGCGCGGAAGGCCTCACGCCCAAAGAGCTGCGCGTGCTGCGCCTGCTGGCCGAAGGCCATTCCAACAGCGCCATCGCGCGGCAGCTCTTTGTCTCGGAAAGCACGGTGCGCACGCACCTGCGCCACCTGAACGTCAAGCTCAGCGCCGACAGCCGCACGCAGGCCGTGGCGCGGGCCCGCAGCGCGGGCCTGCTGTGA
- a CDS encoding LysR substrate-binding domain-containing protein — MKTTLDEMQVFIAIVDSGSITAAADVLGQTVSATSRTMSRLEEKLQTTLMRRTTRRLALTEEGKAYLEQARRIIASVEEAEELMNLRRNQPAGLLRVDAASPFMLHVIAPLVPGYRKRYPQVELELTSNEGNIDLLERRTDLAFRIGRLKDSSLHAVALGTSRVRVLASPGYLAQHGTPRRAADLASHVLLGFSQLESLNEWPLRDADGQAVHIKPRIRAYSGETLRQLALNDGGIVCLSDFMTREDRRRGALQPLFVKQLLEVRQPINAVYYRNTAISSRIKSFIDYVVETLGPRGFEE; from the coding sequence ATGAAAACCACCCTCGACGAAATGCAGGTCTTCATCGCCATCGTGGACAGCGGCTCGATCACCGCGGCGGCCGATGTGCTGGGGCAGACCGTTTCCGCCACCAGCCGCACCATGAGCCGGCTGGAGGAAAAGCTGCAGACCACGCTGATGCGGCGCACCACGCGGCGCCTGGCGCTGACCGAAGAGGGCAAGGCCTATCTGGAGCAGGCGCGCCGCATCATCGCGTCGGTCGAAGAAGCCGAAGAACTCATGAACCTGCGCCGCAACCAACCCGCCGGGCTGCTGCGGGTAGACGCCGCCTCGCCGTTCATGCTGCATGTGATCGCGCCGCTGGTGCCGGGCTATCGCAAGCGTTATCCGCAGGTGGAGCTGGAGCTCACCAGCAATGAAGGCAATATCGATCTGCTGGAGCGGCGCACCGACCTGGCCTTTCGCATCGGCCGGCTGAAGGACTCGTCGCTGCACGCGGTGGCGCTGGGCACCAGCCGCGTGCGCGTGCTGGCCAGCCCGGGGTATCTGGCGCAGCACGGCACGCCCCGCCGCGCCGCGGACCTGGCGTCGCACGTGCTGCTGGGCTTCAGCCAGCTCGAGTCGCTGAACGAATGGCCGCTGCGGGATGCGGACGGGCAGGCGGTGCACATCAAGCCGCGGATTCGCGCCTACAGCGGCGAGACGCTGCGCCAGCTTGCGCTCAACGATGGGGGCATTGTCTGCCTGTCGGATTTCATGACGCGCGAGGACCGCCGGCGCGGCGCGCTGCAGCCGCTGTTCGTCAAGCAGCTGCTGGAAGTCAGGCAGCCGATCAACGCGGTGTACTACCGGAACACGGCGATCTCGTCGCGCATCAAGTCCTTCATCGACTACGTGGTCGAGACGCTGGGGCCGCGCGGATTCGAGGAATAA